Within Candidatus Saccharimonadales bacterium, the genomic segment CGCGTAAACGCTAGGAAATTCTGGCTACCATATACACTCTTGTGCTATACTAAGAGGTGAAAACAAACACGTGTGAAAGAGGTAAAAATTGGATGGGTCAACGTTTTCACAAGAAAACGAGGGTTATTTTTGCTGCATTTTTCACGTGGAATCGATATATCCGAAAGTCAACAGGGATGAACTTAGCTAAAACATACGATCCTAATCAGTACGAGCCAAATATTTATGCCCTGTGGGAAACCTCGGGGGCTTTTGCACCTAAAGGGACAGGTGAGCCATACAGTATCGTTATGCCTCCGCCAAATGCTAACGGTAACTTGCATATCGGCCATGCGCTAGGCACGGGTATCCAAGATATCCTAGCCCGTTATCATCGCATGCAGGGCAGGGATGTCGCCTATATTCCTGGCGCTGACCATGCAGGGTTCGAAACATGGGTCGTATACGAAAGGGAATTAGCTAGAACAGGGCAGAACCGTTTTGATTTTAGCCGCGAACAGCTCTACAGCCAGGTATGGAACTTCGTAGAGCAACAACGGGGCAATATGGAGCTCCAGCTTCGTGCCCTGGGTGCCAGCGCTAGCTGGGGTGATCTCGTATTCACACTTGATGAAAAGGTGATCAATACCGTCTATAAAACATTCAAACGCCTGTGGGATGACAAGCTTATTTACCGGGGTGAACGTATTGTTAATTACAGTACGAAATACCAAACAAGCTACGCGGATATAGAAGTCGACCACAAGGTAGAGAAGGGGACTCTTTGGAAAATCGCGTACCCGTCCCTTGATAAAATCAGTGAAATCGTCATCGCAACCACCCGCCCCGAAACACTGCTCGGTGACGTTGCCGTTGCCGTTCACCCTGACGACGAACGCTACAAAGACCTTATTGGCACGCGCGTACTGTTGCCGCTTACGAACCGTGAAATTCCTATCATCGCTGACGAATACGTCGATCCGAAATTTGGTACCGGCGCCGTAAAAATTACTCCCGCTCACGACCCTAACGACTTTGAAGTAGGAGTACGGCATAATCTTGAACGCCTGCAGGTTATCGATTTCGACGGCCGTATGATTAACGTCCCTTCCCAATTTGAAGGTCTGGAAGTTGAAGATGCCCGCAAAAAGGTTCTCGCCGCACTTCAAGCCGAAGAACTCATTCGCGGTGAAGAAACAATCGAACATACCGTTGGGTATGACTACAAGAGCGGCCTGCCAATCCAGCCGCTTATCAAAGACCAGTGGTTCATCAACGTGCGTCCGCTTGCCGACCGCGCGAAGCAGGTGATTGAAAGTGGCGAAATTACCTTTTACCCAGCCAGCAAAAAAAATGCGCTTATCCAATACTATGACAACCTCAAAGATTGGAATATTAGCCGTCAAATCCCATGGGGAATCCCTATTCCGGCCTTTCAGAACATCAATAACCCTGACGACTGGATATTTGACGAAAGGGTAGACGAAGAAACAATTGTTGTCAATGACACAACATATAAGCGCGAGGAAGACACCTTCGACACGTGGTTTAGTAGCGGACAGCTGCCGTTTATTACAACTGATTACCTCGACGTCAGCGATCTGGCCCGTTTTTACCCAACCAGCGTTCTGGAAACTGGACACGACATTCTTTATCCATGGGTAGCACGCATGGTCATGCTGGGCCTTTACGCCACCGATAAGGTGCCGTTTAAAACCGTTTACTTGCACGGGCTTGTGCTTGACGAGCACGGTCAAAAAATGAGCAAGTCAAAGGGTAATGTCATTAACCCAATGGAAGCCGTATCCGAATATGGGTCAGACGCCCTCCGTCTGGGTATCGTCGGTAACCGTAGTGCCGGGCAAAGCCAGGCGTTCGCGACAAGTAAAGTTGTCGCAGGCCGGAATTTTTGCAACAAACTATGGAACATTGCCCGCTTCATAGAGGACAAACTAGGCGAAAACTACCGAGTCAAAACGCCTGTACCTAGCACCATGGCCGATCACTGGATCGTTAGCGAACTGAACAAAACTGCAGCTGATATTAGCCAGCAGCTAGCAAGTTATAGGTTTGCCGAAGCCAGCGAAAGTATGTACCACGCTATCTGGGACGACGTCGCCGACTGGTATATCGAATCAAGCAAAGTAGAAAATAACCCCGACATGCTTGCCTGGGTACTTGATACCAGCCTAAAACTGGCTCATCCTTTTGCTCCATTCGTCACCGAGACAATCTGGCAGTCACTCAGCTGGCACAATGACCTCCTTATGACGACCGCTTGGCCGCAGACTGCCACCTACGACGAGATCGCCAGTGCCGAATTTAGCCGCCTGCAAAAGCTCGTTATCGAAGCCCGCTACGTTATTTCCGAACTACCCGGTAACGAACGTTACACGATGCTCTATCAAAACGATTCGCTGATCGCGGATAATGCCGGCCTCATCAAGCATCTTATTCGCCTAAAAGACATTCAAGAAATAGACAAGGCACGCGGACTACGGCTTGCCGCAAGCAATAGGGAAGCATGGCTGGATGTCAGTGAAGAAACACTGTACGAGCACCAATCTAACCTCGAAACGCGCCTGGCCGAGACTCGTCAATTCGTAAGTACCCTAGAAGGACGCCTAAGTAACGAAACGTACGTTGCCAAAGCGCCAGCTCATCTCGTAGAGGAATCCCGCGATCAGTTAGAGATCAAAAAGGCGCTTATTCAGCGCCTTGAAGACGAACTCGAAGTTCTTCGTTAAACAACCGGCAAGTTGTAGTTATCAAACGCATGGTGACCTCGACCGACATGTTTTTGCATCAAATGTTTTCTATCTTCTCGGGGTTGTATACCGGGCGCATGTGAATTCAAGGTGGTAACTACCCGCGAAACACTCGTACGTTCAACGTGCGTGTGCGTTTCAGCACCCAGTTTGCCCGTGGTATCATGGCTTGCAAGCATCGTAGGCATTGCGATGGCAGCAGCTGCCTGGTCAATATGCGTATCATGCACCAAGATACCTGACGTCGTCGTGAGGCTTATGAGGATGGCGAGGGAATGTAATAAACTTGAGAACATATTTGATTGTTTGTGTATTATGGTTTCGTGTTTATTAATATAGCATATGCTTTATTAATTGTCAATTCAGTGTTACAAAATTCGTTGTATTCTCGCCCCCATAAAGCTATACTTGCCCTATGAAGAAAAGCGTAAGCGGATTTACTCTCGTAGAGGTTCTCATCGTTATTACGGTAATTGCGATCCTAGCAGCAATAGGCATCATCTCGTACAGCGGCATACAAGATCGCGCCAGAGATTCAAAACGGATCGAAGACGTATCGCATATTGGCAGGTCTTTGAAACTGTGGGCAGGGACAGACAAATCGCTTGCAAGTTTTGGTGGCGGATCAGGCGGCCAAGGGTTCGGCTGGTTTGAAAATAACTACGGCGGAGCGAACATTCCGATTAAAACGGTGCTGATCAATAACAAACTCGCGACGCTTGGCATACGCGACCCCAACTTCGTTAACATGTCGCAGGATTATGTTATTTCGCTATGCACGACCGCAAGCGATAACCGTCGTGTCGTCATGGCAAAACTAGAAGTCGCGCCTACGCAAACCGTTGCGCAACAAATCACCCAAGCAGGGTGCACCTCCGGTTCGTATAGCACCTGGGTCTCGACAAACGGCATGAACTACGCCGAGGTTTTTTAAGTATCAGCGGTGATGGTACGGGCCGCCAGCAGCGATCTCTTGTGAACGGTAAATCTGCTCGACTAAAATAAGCCGGACAAGCTGATGCGCGAACACGAGTGGCGATAGTGACCAGACAATGTCTGCCCGCTTGTGAACCGTTTCATCAACGCCGTACGCGCCGCCGATAATGATCGTCGTGCTTTTCGACGATTCAAGAGGCGCCAAAAAAAGATTGGACAGGGCCGGTGAATCAACGAGTTTGCCGCGCTCATCCATCAAAATAACAAACTCGTCATCGCCAATAGCAGAAAGTAACCTTTTAGACTCATCCTGACGAGCTGCAAGGCCGTCGGAAGGTGAATGAGGTAAAAGTACCCATGTCGTGTCAAAAGGCCGTTTTAAGCGCTTTTCATACCGCTGAATTCCTTCAACTACCCAACTTTCATGTTTTTTACCAACGGCAAGAATACGAATTGGCATTAGAACGCTAGCTTTTTGGCCGTTTCGGCTAATTTAGCGTGGTCAGGTTCGAGCGACATGTCAGCCCGGATAAAAAATTCATCACTGCTAGAAAAGGGGATCAGTTGGACATGGGCATGCGGAACGTCAATCCCAATCACTTTCTCACCAACATACGGCACTCCTAAAATGTCGCGCAGCCGGAGCGCTACTTTCTTAGTCGTAGCCATGACCGCTTGGTACGTTTCGTCGTCCAAATCCCACAAAAACTCAACCTGCTTTTTAGGAATAACCAGTACGTGCCCTGAAACGGTAGGGTGAATATCCAAAAAGGCCAACGTATCATCATCTTCATAAATTTTATGCGACGGAATCTCGCCCTTAACGATCTTGGTAAAAATAGAATCTTCCATACCTCTATTGTAGCGCTATTTGGTACAATGGTCGAAGGATATGGAGAGGTGCAGGAGTGGTTGAACTGGCCGCTCTCGAAAAGCGGTGAGGCGGCAACGTCTCCGAGGGTTCGAATCCCTCTCTCTCCGCCAAGAAAAACGATGCTCAAAAGAGCATCTTTTTTCTTGCTTGCGATATCCCCCTCCTAACCCCATAGATGCTATACTAAAACCAATATGCCAATGCCCGAAGTCCCCAAAGCAAACCACCCAGCTGACAAATCCGGCCATGTCGCTGCCACTGAACCTGTCAGCGGACTGGGCATGGCGTCGATGATCCTTGGAATCGTCTCGTTTACCGGGCCTGGGTTAATCCTTGGTATTCCTGCTATTGTCATGGCAGCGATTGATCTTAAGAACAAAACTCCTAGTAGAGGATTCGCGATTACAGGTCTCGTCACAGGAATTATTAGCACGATTCTTTCATTGATGGTCATCGCCATAGTCATTATCTTTTCAATCTGGTCATACAACAACCCCGAAGAATTTCAGGATTTCTACGACGACACGCCGCCTCATACGCAACAGTTCGAGAGCTCTCACATATAAATGCACCGGCATATTGGTATCTATTCCGGCACATTCGATCCTGTTCACGAAGGCCATACTGCCTTCGCCAAGGAGGCTATGGATCTTTTCCATCTTGATAAAGTCGTTTTCTTGCCCGAAAAAAAACCACGTCACAAACAAGGGGCATCAGATATCTCAAAAAGGCAGGCACTCCTTGATGAGACGTTGTTGTCCGAACCCAAATTGGAAAGTCATGTCCTTCAATCGGACCAGTTTACTATTTTAGAGACGTTGCCAGAATTACATCGGCTACTACCTGGCAGTAGGTTCACTTTCCTTATGGGGTCAGATGTAGCGCTGCACCTACCAACATGGGAAAACCTACCTTTATTGCTAGCTGACGCGTCTTTTTTAGTTGCAATGAGAGAAGGGGACTCCCGGACTGCAACCGAACGTATTTTTCAACAACTAGAAAAATCCCTTAATACCCCGGTTCGGTATACCACCATAGATAGCCCCCGTCCAACTCTGCGATCCTCTGATATAAGAAAAGTCTGAGCGTTATCAAAGATACGCCCCTGCATTTGCCTGCACGCCTTGCGGTGAACCGTTTAGGCTGTAGAGTAGCACCCGAAACGTTAGACGACTAATCGTACTGGCGGGCTTTCGAAGGTGAAGTACCTTGTGATTGTCAAAAAATAACGCGTCGCCCCCGCCTAGTTTTACTGTCTGAACTAATAACCCGGGCTGATCATCGGGTGACTGCTTCTGTTTCATTTTGGCCAAAGCCTTTTCATCCTCTTCTTGAATAATTTCAAGAAGTTGCTTAACGCCGCTAAGAGCACCTTCGTCATCGACAACGTTTTTGTCGAATCGAACAGTGCCAGCCCCGGCATCGATTACAGGAGCAAATATGCCGTTGAACTCGACTGGTTCTTTTAACCTTTCGAGTATTGTCCGTACATCCGAGTCTCTGCCCCTCGGTGACGAGCCGGCCCATTTGATGATAGTATCAACTGGCAAAAGTTTAATGGTGTCACCTTCATCACTTGGCTGTCCATTCCAATAGCTAATAGCTCTTTCGGGGTCATAAAAAGAAGACCCGTGGGTGTGATAAGAATCCGGAATCTGAGAAGGTTCCGTAATTCCGTCAAATCTTTCGATAGAATCCATTGGATTAACATTACTAAGTGAAATAGGCCCGACTTCTTCACATACCTCAAGTATGGCTCGATTCCGTAAAAAGAGGCCTCTTTTAGCAAATGACGCACCCGAAAGATGGACAATCGTCTCACCTTTATCGAATCCATTGGCTACTACTTCACCTGCCTCTGCGGGCGTCATACCTTCAGCGGAACTTTTTATCATTTAACTATGATAGTACGTACCTGCATTATGTCAAATGTACACTCTTTTACAGACGACCGCAGTTAAATATCGTATTGCATAATATATACGCGTATGCGATAGTTGTACTCCGTGAGTATCTAACGCATACATTGGTATGAAGGATTATCTATGGATATTGCCCCGCAACTTAGTACTGCTAACGCAGTACGCTCAAATAATGAAAAAAGAACTGTCGCTATTTTCTGCAGAAGCTTCCAGGATGGTGGCGACCCCTTTAGCGAAGATTACTACTGGCAAGCCTATCAAGATTTGCTATTCGGCCTACGGGATAAAGGACTGGACGCGTATTTTGTTACCGACAACAACAGCTATCTTGGCGACGGTGTTTTTGAAACCGTATATACCAGCGAGCACAAAACAACCCTTGATAACCTTCAGGAAATTCATAATGTCAAAGTAGACATGGTTTTCGATCGCGGAGGTTTTATCGGAAGAGATGTGTTTACCGTAAACCCATCAAATCTTCAGCGCATTGGCATGAATAAGATACAGATGTACAAACATTTCGCTCAATACCAGCCCTTTTCTATTATTTGCGAGAACGAACAGGAAGTGAAAGAGGCGATCACGCATATTGACGGCGAAAAAGTGGTTGTCAAAGAACCAGAAGGGTATGGAGGCAAACAAGTCTATATCGAATCCAAAGAAGAAATTCTTAGCAAACTACCTCCGGCATACCCTCTGCTGGTTCAGGAATTTCTTGACACCTCCTCTGGTGTTCCCGGTTCGGTAGGCGGCGTTCACGATATTCGCCTATCAGTGTGCGGAGGCGAATTTATCGGCTACTATATCCGCCAAGCAAAAGAAGGCTCGCTACATTCAAACGTCTCCCAGGGTGGAAAAATGATATTCTTCGATCCTTCTGAAATACCTACCGAAGTACAAGAGATGGCAAGGGCCATTGATACTTATTTTGCCGACGCACCACGCTACTATGCGGTTGATTTTATATATACGAACAAAGGCTGGAAGATGCTCGAGCTTAATCCCTATCTGGCACTTCTACCATTAACGGATGGTGAGAAGGCACAAAAAACAACACGAAAGCTTATCGATTACCTGGCTGCTGTTTGCCCACAGCATATCAGCGCTCATTAAACTAACCACCATAGAAAAAAGACTAACGGGTGTTAGTCTTTTTTCTATGGTGAACCCGACTAGATTCGAACTAGTGGCCTTCGGCTCCGCAAGCCGACGCTCTATCCAGCTGAGCTACGGGTCCAAAAATGCGGCGTCACATACGAGGTACGTACATAACTCCGCTTTTCGTGTAACTAGAAGGTACTTTCAGCATACAAGAATTGCAGCGAACATCGGCTATTGTAGCATGCTCTAGAGGTAGAACGCAAGCGAGGTAGCCCTTAGATACGGAGTTTGCGAATAATGCGGTCAACAAAATCCATGTGGAGTTCTTGCATAGGCAGACGTGCTGCTAGCATATCGACAATCGCTTCGCCGGCTTCTTCGGGGAAGTAAACGTACACTCCTGGTTTGAACCGTTTTGTTGGAATAAGCATAATGGAATATTCTTCGCCATCACGGATCACTCCGAAACCTTTAAATTCAGCAAAAGAGTAAAGACGGTCATTAACATGAAGACCCTGACGACTTAGCGTATAGTCCAGTACCCGCGGCGGACGGTGCGAATACACAATAAGCGCCGCAGCCATGACGGGCACTAGAATCGCAAAGGTAATTGACTGCATCAGAAAGATAGCAAGGACGATTGCAATGACGACAACGATGCCAAAAACAACAAACCACAGAGTCCCTTTGTGGCGGTGGATATATTCTGTTGCTTGCCAGTGAACTGGGTTTTCGTCCGGTGCTAATACCTGTTCCGTAGGGGTTGCCGCAGGCTGGGTCACTTCTGGTTGCGTATCAGCCGCTTCTGGTGCGACAGACGCAACAGATTGATCTGGAGTTAACGTGACGACGGGACGGGGAGTTTCATCAGCTACTGTCTGATAAGGTGCCTGTGACGGCTGTTCAGAAGGTTGCTGCCACTGCTGAGGGTCTCGATCGGGTTGCATGGAATTATTATAGCATGAGCAACATTATAGATGCAGCTATCTTACATAAAATCTCAGAACCGAGATGACATAGAGCAAGATAGCAGGGGATTGTTGACGAGGTGAGAAGTAAGATAATTCAATAAGGACGTGAAGTAGTGATCGGTTGACCAACTTACTTAATTATTCCTCGAAACATAGGGGAGATAAAACGCCCAGCCGAAAGAACAAGTTCGCGAAGTCCTTCAATTTCTTCAGGATCAACAGGTAAATAATTAGACCTGATTTCGCGCTCTAATCTTATTAGTTCCCTACGTCTTTGTTCATGCGTGGGATCGGCTCTCGCTTCCATCCGTTCTTCGTTAGTCATATTCTCTATGCGCTTAAGCAGTTCCAGTTGTTCCTGCTCTTGTCTTCGCGCAAAGGTAACTTCTGCCGGTGAGGACTTCACCTCATCTTTACGTAATACCTCAAGAGTTCCTGGAGTGAAAGAATAATAAAATCCGCGCTCCAGCGAATACTTTCCATCAGGTTTTTGAGCGTGTTCTTGAACAAATATCTTTTGAGTATACAGCTCGGAATCGAATGACGTTGCTTCTTTGTCAACGCCTATCGGAGTTCACTTCCATCTTCAAGATCGTGTTGGAGTCTTAGGGCAACATGTGTTGGCAGAGTATCGGATCTCCATACACTTACCTCTCCCGCATGGGCAAGAAAAGCATCTTCAACAAGCGTACAAAAATCAATGGCAGCCTGTTCTTTCTCGAGCGATGGCTCATCTACGATTTTATCTAGAGGCTGGATGAACTTCTCTAAGGGTTTTGTCATTAAATGACAATAACATAAATAATGATATAAGTCAATTATACGACGTTCTTCGCGCCAAACAAAAAGACGACCATCTTAGTCGTCTCTCTGGATATTCTATAAATGCATAAAACCAAAAAGCCGGACTGAGCAGCCGCTCAGTCCGACATCTTGGCGGAGGAGGGGAGATTCGAACTCCCGCTCCAGATCTCTCCAGACTAACGATTTAGCAAACCGTCCCCTTCAGCCACTTGGGTACTCCTCCGTACGTACTGGGATATTGTAGCATAAAACAGATGTAGGAGGTAGACTTTTCGCCTAAATATTGCTAGAATTAACGATATATGGTTTAAAACTATGAGAGGAGGCCGTATGAGCCGAAAACAATCTGTTTTCTTTAGTACGCTAGGCGCTGTTGTCGCCTCTTTTCTTGTAGTCTTTTTAGCACCCGTTAGCCTTGCTATCAATGAAACAATGATGGAAGGGGCGGAATCAGCCCGCGGCACTGATCAAGTAGCTGACCTATTTGGTACGTCGGGAATCTTTTCTACTATTACGAACATCCTGCTATTTGCCGTTGGGGCAATCAGCGTCATCATGATTATCATCGGCGGTCTCAGGTACGTTACGTCAGGCGGTAACACCGCCAATGTGACAGCTGCTAAAAATACGATCCTTTATGCGGTAGTTGGCGTTGTTATTTCCTTGTTTGCCTACGCGATGATTAACTTCGTGCTCACAAGTTTCGCTCCAGGAATCGAAGGAAGCGGCGGCACAAACGTCTAGCGTTTGGCAGGTTTTTTACTCATTGCCAATTTCCACGAACTACTCCAGGTTGCCAGCCAGACCAAAAGCGTAAACACGCCAGTAATAACGATTGCCATTATCGTCACCCGGCTCCAGCCACCTTCAAGCGTTGGATTTAGGAACGGATAAGGATACCAGTCAACAACCGATCCCCGGATCAAACTATATACCAAGTACGAGAGAGGGAAGACCAGCCAGACCAGTCCTTGCTTGAACGAAATTCGACGCTCAGGCAGGTCAAACAGCCAATCAAGCAGCGCAGCTAGTGGCAGTACGTAGTGAAGCACCGCATTTACCCATGGAATATGCGTCAGGAGTTCTTCCTGCAAGCCCGTTAATAGAAGCGAGAATATGATTCCCGTGGCAACCATATAAATAACCGCGGCGCCTCTGAACATTTCGAAGGTTTTGCTTCGCCTACCGTGCCACGCCATGTAGGCGCCTATGGCTAGTACCGCGATAAACAGCAGGTTAGATTCGATAGTGAAGAAGCTAAAAAAATTAACGGGGTTATAATCTTTGCCTAGAAGCGCTGCGTTATTAAAAAATTGAGCGATGACGGCGGCAAGACCTAGAAGCGCAAGGATGAGCCTGTACGATGCGATAAACGTAAGCTTTTTCATATTTGTGAGTATGAGGCAGAGGGCAGATGTTCGTCAATACTAGAGAACAGGGATGTCGTAATCAAAGATTGCTCCTTCATCGCGTTTCATCCAACTCGGGGCAAGAAAAATACAGTCCATATGGACTGTATTTTTCTTGGCGGAGAGAGCGAGATTCGAACTCGCGGAACCGTTGCCGGCTCGACAGTTTTCAAGACTGTTCCCTTCAACCACTCGGGCACCTCTCCAGCACGCCCCATAATAACAGATACCAGACCGTTAGTCGAGGGGTAGTAAGAGCACGGATTCACGGACGCCATTGTCTTTAACGCGTGCACCGTACTTCAGCATCACACCCGTCGTTACGATATTATTTATCAATAGGTAAGGTACATACGAGTCGATAGTGCCGCTTACACCATGCCTATGCGCGAAATATTTTACTGATAAAACGTGTGGTCGCATCCTCATTGTCCGATGTGAGAAGCGACTGTTGGAATTGCTACAACGATTGTACCCTTGGGAGTTCTTCCACATGGTCCAGGAGCAAATCACCAAGTACTTTATAGCCATCCTGGGCATTTTGGAACTTATATGTGCCTATAGGTCGTTGCAATACGCCTGATCCTCCCCAAATACGCCGAGCTCAGTTATAGGGTACGCGGTACGAATTACAGATACCAGACCTACTCGCAAGACCTCCACGTGCCAAGCAGTTTAAAAAATCCTCATATCCGATGTTATATTTACAATTATCGCATAAAAGAGTGCCCATTGTATCATACCTACAACAGTGGTGTGGAGCCAGGCAGGAGAGAAGAGCGTTTATCATTGTACTTTTTACGTTTTGCTCATTTGCTGTGTTGATTATACTGTACATGTTGGTTATAATTGAAGAGACTATTTGTCAATAGAGCCTAGAGAAAAGTGGAGGATATCATGGCCCGTAAACAAAATGACGATCTTTTGATCGAAGATGAGCTGGCCGCCGCGTTTTTAAACGACGACGACCTAGCACAGCAGGACGCTCCTGCCGCCGCACCCGTTGTGGATGACAGTAGTTGGGAAGAGGATGATTCAGCAGACTTTCCTGGCCAACTAGCAGTGGACGTATATGAAACTGAGGACAAATTACTTGTTAAAGCCCGCACGGCTGGCGTTAACAAAGAAGATCTTGATGTAAGCATAAGTGACGGTATCCTAACGATTAGCGGCACGCTATCGAGCGGAGACGACACCGATGCGACCAACTGGCACATTCAAGAATGCTACTGGGGCGAATTTAGCCGCACGTTAGCACTTCCCGTAGCCGTCAAAGAAGATGAAGTAGGAGCTGTCCTAAAAGACGGTGTCCTAACAATCAGCTTTGGTAAGATCAAACAAGAACAAGCCAAGAAAATTACTATCCAGTAATTCATCTAGTATTAAAAATAGCCCTAGCGAGAGGGCTATTTTTAATTGTCGAAACAAGGGGAAGTACATTTGCAATAAAATAGCACCCTGGTTTCCCAGGGTGCTATTTACGTAGATTCAAACTCTAGGTATCTATTAAGCTGCAGAAGCGCTAAAGCTTGTGATAACGAAGTTGACAAGTGCAAAGGCCAGAATAGCCACAACAATACCGACAACCGCGTAAAGAATAGTATTCTTGGCGCTTGTAACGGCAGCACTGTCACCACCTGATATAACGTAGCGAATACCACCGATGATCAGCATGATGACTGAAATAGCACCAATGATGAACAGAAGAACGTTGGTAACGATCTTAAAGACACCGGTTGGTCCAAAAAGATCTGTCTGTTGATCCTCAGTCTTGGCACATCCAGCACCACCGGCAATTCCACCAGAGGGGTCGGTAGTACAATCGGCGGCCTGCGCCTGTACAGCCGGAGAACTAATGACACCACCCGCAAAACTAACACCAAGTGCAAGTACAGGGACGATCAACAAGCTCTGTAGACTTTTCTTAATAATACTTTTCATTGTTTTTCCTTTCTTAGGATTACTCTACCTATTTTATAGCAGATGCAACCTGTTTTGTTAAGAGTTTTGCTTAATTAAACGCGTCGAGGACAAAGTTAACGATGGAATAAGACAGAATAGCAATAACGAGCCCCACAACCGCATATAAAATCGTATTTTTCGCACTTGTCATAGCGCTAGAATCACCGTTCGAGGTGGTGTAGCGGATACCCCCAATAACAATCATGACTACTGCAATTGCGCCTAAAACATATAACAAAATATTAACGATGGTCTTGATACGAGCGCCGAGATCTGTTGCGCCCTTACCACCCACATCATTAGAACCTTGCTGGATACACGCTTTAGGGTTTGCGCAGGCTGCTGCATAGGCCGTACTACCCTGAAATACTTGTACGGCGCCGGCAAGTGCGAAAACCGAGAACAGCGACAGTAATCCTAATTTTATTTTCTTCATTTTCTTTCTCCTTATTTAACCTATTAAAACCACTCTAATACAAAGTTGACAATTGAGTACGACAGAATAGCGACAACTAGCCCTACGACAGAGTATACAATAGTATCCTTTGCTGATTTGATCCCACTCGAATCACCTTGGGAAGTCGTATAACGGACGCCACCGATGATAATCATGATAATTGAGATCATTCCCAGGGCAGTCAAAAGAAGATTGATAACAATCTTTATCATAGGTGTCGCATTATCTTTTTGCGACTTACATACGGCCGCTGTTGAGTTTCCGGCACACGAATCGAATACATTAACAGCCAGTGCCGGTGCAGCCGGTAACGTCATCGCACCAACGCCAGTAACGATTGCGAACGCTAAAATTAATTGTTTTATTTTTTTCATTTAAAATCTCCCTATCACGAATTGTGTTATCACGAATGCCATCATAATCACCACAAGCCCAATGACGGCACCAACGATCATATCTTTAGCGCGGGTTATTTTAGCTTGTTCACCTTGTGATACGGAATACATAATACCGGCAATAATAATGACAAGGACAGCAATAATACCCGCCCATATGTACACGGTATTCAGAACTGCCTGAAGAGCCGTG encodes:
- a CDS encoding Hsp20/alpha crystallin family protein, with amino-acid sequence MARKQNDDLLIEDELAAAFLNDDDLAQQDAPAAAPVVDDSSWEEDDSADFPGQLAVDVYETEDKLLVKARTAGVNKEDLDVSISDGILTISGTLSSGDDTDATNWHIQECYWGEFSRTLALPVAVKEDEVGAVLKDGVLTISFGKIKQEQAKKITIQ
- a CDS encoding TrbC/VirB2 family protein, yielding MKTMLFYLLAANGKIDPNQIGLKNPVKNADTALQAVLNTVYIWAGIIAVLVIIIAGIMYSVSQGEQAKITRAKDMIVGAVIGLVVIMMAFVITQFVIGRF
- a CDS encoding pilin; protein product: MKKIKLGLLSLFSVFALAGAVQVFQGSTAYAAACANPKACIQQGSNDVGGKGATDLGARIKTIVNILLYVLGAIAVVMIVIGGIRYTTSNGDSSAMTSAKNTILYAVVGLVIAILSYSIVNFVLDAFN